ATCTCCTGGCCGACGAATACCTAAATTACAGTATAAAGTTAAATATCGAAACCAGTATGCGGGCAGTCGAAGACCTGCGTGCTCGCGCCGATCAGCAGCGCTTGAAAGTCGAAGAATTGCGGGCCGACGTGAGTGTTTACCGCAACAAGTTCAAGCGTCTTGGGTTTAGTTCCGAAGAGCTGGGAGCCAAGCAACAAAGTTTGGTCGAGGCTGAATCTGCTTACGCGGAATTACAAGGGCAGCTTCAAACCGAGAAAGCGAAAGTCGCATTGACCAGCGCTGGCGCACGGATAGTGAATCAAGCCTCTTCCGAGGGCCCAATTGCGCTGGCCGATGTGGCAATGCCCGGTGCGACAGTCAATGGAATCAAGAAGCCTGTTGCACAGAATATTCCGGCACCAAAACCACCTCCGCCTAACGCAGACTCAAGAGAGGCCATGCTTAAGGAGGTGTCGCGTTCGTGGTCTAGACCACAAATCATGCCTGCTGAGGGTTCCAATCTTAGTAGAATTTCCGGTGATGTTGGAGTAGATAAAAAGGCATCGACTCCCCCCGGAGCGACAGCCAATGAACAAGGCGCGCTCTTTGCCTATGATGCGACAAATGATGCCCGGCGTGACTGGTCCGATCAACAAGGCACCAACTTGACTGGTTTTGTTTATGCCGCGCCGGGGCCAGGTGAGGTACAAACCAAAAGGCGAAACAGAGTATTACCAAGTCGACTGGAGGAAGTTCAAGCGGTGATTCCGGGCGAACAGCAATGGAACCGCGAAGGCTACGATCTCATTAAGGACAATGAATTCACCTCGCCGGGGGTGGAGCCGCTGTCGACCTTTTCCATCGATGTGGATACGGCCAGCTACGCGAACGTCCGCCGCATGCTGCGGGGTGGGCAACTGCCTCCACCGGACGCCGTGCGCATTGAGGAGATGATCAATTACTTCGACTACGACTACCCAATTCCCGCCGGGGAAGGGCATCCGTTTTCGGTCACGACCGAGGTCGCGCCCGCGCCTTGGAGCCCGCAACACTACCTCGTGCGCATTGGCCTGAAGGGCTACGAAATGCCGTGGGAGGAGCGTCCGTCGAGCAATCTGGTTTTCCTGATCGACGTGTCCGGCTCGATGAACAACGCCAACAAACTCGGCCTGGTCAAGCAGGCGCTCACGGGGTTGACTCAGCGCCTCGACCGGCGAGACCGTGTGGCGATTGTCGTCTACGCGGGCAGCAGCGGCCTCGCGTTGCCATCGACCACGGCGGACAACCAGGAGACGATTCAGCACGCGCTGGCCAACCTGAAAGCCGGCGGTTCGACCAACGGGGGGGAGGGCATTGAGCTGGCGTATCAAGTCGCGCAGGAGAAGTTTATCGAGGGCGGCAATAATCGCGTTATTCTGTGCACCGACGGCGACTTCAACGTCGGCGTGAGCGACCGCGGCCAGCTGACCCGGCTCATCGAAGACAAGGCTAAGAGCGGCGTCTTCCTTTCCATCTGCGGCTTTGGCATGGGTAACTTGAAGGACGACATGATGGAGTCGCTATCCAACGCCGGCAACGGCAACTACGCCTACATCGACACCATCCGCGAAGCGCGCAAAGTGTTCGGCCAGGACCTCGCGGGCACGATGCTCACCATTGCCAAGGACGTAAAAATCCAGGTCGAGTTCAACCCGGCCAACGTCGCGGCCTACCGCCTCATCGGCTACGAAAACCGCATGCTCGCCGCCAAGGATTTCAACGACGACACCAAGGACGCGGGCGAGATCGGTGCCGGACACACCGTTACCGCGCTCTACGAAATCGTCCCCGTCGGCGTGGATAGCCCGGCCTTACCGCAGGACTCTGTCGACGCGCTGAAATACCAGGAAGCGCCGGTTGCCAGCGAATCAGAGAACGTCTTTGGCGACGAATGGCTAACCGTCAAGCTGCGCTACAAACAGCCCGATGGAGATACGTCGACCTTGCTTAGCACCGTGGTGGACGGCCCGTCGGAGGCCCTGGCCGTGAGCAGTGATTTGCAGTTCGCCTCGTCCGTCGTGGAGTTTGGCCTGCTGCTGCGCGACTCACCGCACGCGGGTAATGCCAATTGGGCCGGCCTCATCGAGCGCGCCCGCCAGACCATTGGCACCGATCCCGGAGGCCATCGTGCGGAATTTGTCGAGCTCGCGAAAGCCGCCCAGGAACTCTCGGCGCAACAGGCTGCGGAGTGAGCGGGCAGGGGGGCAACTTACAATGACTATCGAAGCGCCAACGGCGCGGTTTCATAATAGCCTGGGGTCAGTGAAGAGCGATGCTCTGAACGCAGCCCCAGGAAGAATGAATGACCTAAAATCTTTGAGTGCTGAAAGCACGGCTTCATTGACGGGTGTTGAGGCCACCCTTTCAGGGTTCGAATTATTCGTTTCGCTTGGTTCCTAGGGCTGCGCTTCTGTCGCGTTGCGACTTGCGCTGACCCTAGGCTAGTATGAACTCGCGCCGTTGGCGCTCAATGCCCTTTGGTTTTCGATCAACTCAATCAGAGTGAAATGTTCTTCGCGAACATCGGTTGGAGCTAATGGCGACGGACTATATTTTAAATCGGGGCGGTAAAAGTTGGCAGGCTAGCCAAAATCCGATGCGGGAGATTCGCGAACTTGCGCCATCGACGGCTTGTGATATGGGTTTTAAAAATGAAAAGCCCAACGACTGCCATTGCCTTGTTCGTGCTGGCCCCGCTGATCGCGGGTGCCGGCATTCTCTCTAATATTCAGGACCGCCTGAATGAACGCACGGAGAACATCACCGACAGCAGTTCGCGACTGTCATCGACTGCGCCGCTGGACACCGATTCGGACGACCAACCGGGGCCGGCCGAGGCAATCGTGGGCGCGGTCAAGGCACCGATCCAAGACGGCATTTCCGAGCTAACGCCCACCCGCGCCGCGCCGATGACGAAGTCCGGCTTTTTGCCCAGCTACGAGGGCTTCAAAGAAGACCCGGACACCGGTGCCTGGGTCTGGACCGACAAGCCCGCACCGTTGGCCGCCTATGAGAAATTCGCCATTGCCCCCATCGTGGTTTACCCGGCCAAGGATGCGCAGTTTCAAGCGGTTAGCCCGGACGATCTTAAGAAGCTCACCGACTACTTCCGCTACGAGCTGACCAAGGCCCTCGAAGCGCAGGGCTTTTCCGTGGTAACCGAGGGAGGCGAGGGCGTTGCCGTGCTGCGCATTGCCATCGTCAACGTGGTCCCCGGCAATCCGGTAAAGTATGCTGGCTCGTTCTTTCCCTATGCGCGGATCGTGGATGGCGTAAAGTCCGCGACGGGCGAAGCAAATATGGGCGTGGGCACGATCTCGATTGAA
This is a stretch of genomic DNA from Cerasicoccus sp. TK19100. It encodes these proteins:
- a CDS encoding YfbK domain-containing protein; translated protein: MNFDPNDPRLTAYALGEPLDADAENFVREHRDDPDFQAAVEEIRQTAKLLESAFGAEADSATAVDEKAILERAKPTPPNRVMLFLRSSPVMAIAATLVLMGLVAIGSWWTLREPEPTATVTIQIERPDRLDEPVLVASENFNAQLNILGSEKLAENVAHRLTLEQLKQLSGNDLLSDGWVASAATEIMKRTSLDTQRESYLIDINVRHPDEQLAATLANLLADEYLNYSIKLNIETSMRAVEDLRARADQQRLKVEELRADVSVYRNKFKRLGFSSEELGAKQQSLVEAESAYAELQGQLQTEKAKVALTSAGARIVNQASSEGPIALADVAMPGATVNGIKKPVAQNIPAPKPPPPNADSREAMLKEVSRSWSRPQIMPAEGSNLSRISGDVGVDKKASTPPGATANEQGALFAYDATNDARRDWSDQQGTNLTGFVYAAPGPGEVQTKRRNRVLPSRLEEVQAVIPGEQQWNREGYDLIKDNEFTSPGVEPLSTFSIDVDTASYANVRRMLRGGQLPPPDAVRIEEMINYFDYDYPIPAGEGHPFSVTTEVAPAPWSPQHYLVRIGLKGYEMPWEERPSSNLVFLIDVSGSMNNANKLGLVKQALTGLTQRLDRRDRVAIVVYAGSSGLALPSTTADNQETIQHALANLKAGGSTNGGEGIELAYQVAQEKFIEGGNNRVILCTDGDFNVGVSDRGQLTRLIEDKAKSGVFLSICGFGMGNLKDDMMESLSNAGNGNYAYIDTIREARKVFGQDLAGTMLTIAKDVKIQVEFNPANVAAYRLIGYENRMLAAKDFNDDTKDAGEIGAGHTVTALYEIVPVGVDSPALPQDSVDALKYQEAPVASESENVFGDEWLTVKLRYKQPDGDTSTLLSTVVDGPSEALAVSSDLQFASSVVEFGLLLRDSPHAGNANWAGLIERARQTIGTDPGGHRAEFVELAKAAQELSAQQAAE
- a CDS encoding DUF3313 domain-containing protein, whose amino-acid sequence is MKSPTTAIALFVLAPLIAGAGILSNIQDRLNERTENITDSSSRLSSTAPLDTDSDDQPGPAEAIVGAVKAPIQDGISELTPTRAAPMTKSGFLPSYEGFKEDPDTGAWVWTDKPAPLAAYEKFAIAPIVVYPAKDAQFQAVSPDDLKKLTDYFRYELTKALEAQGFSVVTEGGEGVAVLRIAIVNVVPGNPVKYAGSFFPYARIVDGVKSATGEANMGVGTISIEAEAIDSATGEPVAAVIDTLAGKKLDVRQSLNKWGDIAQAIDTWAQRFAARVSQAHGAKE